Proteins from one Nymphaea colorata isolate Beijing-Zhang1983 unplaced genomic scaffold, ASM883128v2 scaffold0742, whole genome shotgun sequence genomic window:
- the LOC116245566 gene encoding uncharacterized protein LOC116245566 produces the protein MITKEKKIWCEEEDAALKRLFEEEGEQSWSIVAKRLSAEYNFSRKSAKQCRERSDNCIKNHFYSKLRKILRKLNTVIHSHLRREYRQINIGTLYKIVEATEERFKEEPACGFSVSVACQGITLSIQKFRTGC, from the exons ATGATaacaaaggagaagaagatctGGTGCGAGGAGGAGGATGCCGCCCTCAAGCGGCTCTTCGAAGAAGAGGGGGAACAGAGCTGGTCAATCGTCGCCAAGAGATTGTCAGCAGAGTACAACTTCTCCAGGAAGAGCGCCAAACAGTGTCGCGAACG GAGTGACAACTGCATAAAGAACCATTTCTACTCGAAGTTGCGCAAGATCCTGCGGAAGTTGAACACGGTCATCCACAGCCACCTGCGGCGGGAATACCGCCAGATCAACATAGGCACCCTCTACAAGATAGTGGAGGCCACCGAGGAGCGTTTCAAGGAGGAACCGGCCTGCGGATTCTCAGTCTCTGTGGCTTGCCAAGGTATCACGCTTTCTATTCAGAAGTTCAGAACCGGATGCTGA